The following coding sequences are from one Pseudonocardia sp. EC080619-01 window:
- a CDS encoding CGNR zinc finger domain-containing protein, with protein MLLAADLANDPPSSLRELAERAVAAGVAREWEPVEADLGAVRVLLERWTAVVDAGPGAERARLLNALLAEGTGPPRLTDHDGHWHLHHRDDGLGLAGVLHALIAMGTATHLATKGMDRLGRCAAPECGRVYADVSRTGRQRYCSARCGNTDAVRRHRRRAAA; from the coding sequence GTGCTGCTCGCCGCCGACCTCGCGAACGACCCGCCGTCGTCGCTCCGGGAGCTGGCCGAGCGGGCGGTGGCCGCGGGCGTCGCGCGGGAGTGGGAGCCGGTCGAGGCCGATCTCGGCGCGGTGCGCGTCCTGCTGGAACGCTGGACCGCCGTCGTCGACGCCGGTCCGGGCGCCGAGCGCGCCCGGCTCCTGAACGCGCTGCTCGCGGAGGGGACCGGTCCGCCCCGCCTGACCGACCACGACGGGCACTGGCACCTCCACCACCGCGACGACGGGCTCGGCCTGGCCGGGGTGCTGCACGCGCTGATCGCGATGGGCACCGCGACGCACCTGGCGACGAAGGGGATGGACCGGCTCGGGCGCTGCGCCGCCCCGGAGTGCGGACGGGTGTACGCCGACGTCTCCCGGACCGGCCGGCAGCGGTACTGCAGCGCCCGCTGCGGGAACACCGACGCCGTCCGGCGG